The proteins below are encoded in one region of Rhizobacter sp.:
- the fusA gene encoding elongation factor G translates to MNNNKLRQLRNIGVIAHVDAGKTTTSERILFYTGESHRIGDVNAGTTQLDFDPQERKRGITINSAATTVHWNGVQINLIDTPGHIDFNIEVNRSLRVLDGAVVVFDGVAGVEPQTETNWRLADQYRVPRIAFINKLDRVGADFLRVVAMMEERLGTKVLPLQLPIGAEGDFRGVVDLVGLRAFVWERDDAREPYRVAEIPADLLALAQAHRARLVEAAVEQDDAALNAYLNGDAVDEATLRACIRRATLSGAFVPALAGSAFRNRGVEPLLDAVVDYLPSPEDVARAEGEPASDPQGPFAALAFKLVADDHGAKVFVRVYRGKLKRGDSVLNASTGRHERVARLYEVHADAHVEREELVAGDIAAIVGLKDTLTGHTLCDPAHPLHLEEISVPEPVIDVAIEPKTRDDLTGLSKALHALLREDPSLKMRQDAESGQTILSGMGELQLEVSVEKLRARFGVEVLVGRPQVAYRETITRAVDVHHVHKKQSGGPGQFAQVTLRFAPLARGEGVRFASEVVGGAVPREFIPAVEQGIRRAAQTGVLAGAPVVDFEATLVDGAFHERDSSTLAFELAAFAAAREAFANAEPVLLEPVMAVEVVTPVEALGDVIGDLHRRRGHVRGQGQRGNAAVVDAQVPLAEMFGYIGHLRALSSGRAQYTMQFDHYAVAPASVVAEVAKR, encoded by the coding sequence ATGAACAACAACAAGCTTCGTCAACTGCGCAACATCGGTGTCATCGCCCACGTCGACGCGGGCAAGACCACGACGTCCGAACGCATCCTCTTCTACACGGGCGAGAGCCATCGCATCGGCGACGTGAACGCCGGCACGACGCAGCTCGACTTCGACCCCCAAGAGCGCAAGCGCGGCATCACGATCAACAGCGCGGCGACCACCGTTCACTGGAACGGCGTGCAGATCAACCTGATCGACACGCCGGGCCACATCGACTTCAACATCGAGGTGAACCGCTCGCTGCGCGTGCTCGACGGCGCCGTGGTCGTGTTCGACGGCGTGGCCGGCGTGGAGCCGCAGACCGAGACCAACTGGCGCCTGGCCGACCAGTACCGTGTGCCGCGCATCGCCTTCATCAACAAGCTGGACCGCGTGGGCGCCGATTTCCTGCGCGTGGTGGCCATGATGGAAGAGCGGCTCGGCACCAAGGTGCTGCCGCTGCAGCTGCCGATCGGCGCGGAAGGCGACTTCCGCGGCGTGGTCGACCTCGTCGGCCTGCGCGCCTTCGTGTGGGAGCGTGACGACGCACGCGAGCCCTATCGGGTGGCCGAGATTCCGGCCGACCTGCTGGCGCTCGCGCAAGCGCACCGTGCCCGCCTCGTGGAGGCGGCGGTCGAACAGGACGACGCCGCACTGAACGCGTACCTCAACGGCGACGCGGTGGACGAAGCCACGCTTCGCGCGTGCATCCGCCGCGCCACGCTGTCGGGCGCGTTCGTGCCGGCACTCGCCGGCTCCGCGTTCAGGAACCGCGGCGTCGAGCCGCTGCTCGATGCGGTCGTCGACTACCTGCCGTCGCCGGAAGACGTCGCCCGGGCGGAAGGCGAACCTGCGTCCGACCCGCAAGGGCCGTTCGCCGCGCTCGCCTTCAAGCTCGTGGCCGACGACCACGGCGCGAAGGTGTTCGTGCGCGTCTACCGCGGCAAGCTCAAGCGTGGCGACAGCGTGCTCAATGCGAGCACCGGCCGCCACGAGCGGGTGGCGCGGCTGTACGAGGTGCATGCCGACGCGCACGTCGAACGCGAGGAGCTCGTCGCCGGCGACATCGCCGCCATCGTGGGCCTGAAGGACACGCTGACGGGTCACACCCTGTGCGACCCGGCGCATCCTCTCCATCTGGAGGAGATCAGCGTGCCCGAGCCGGTGATCGACGTGGCCATCGAGCCGAAGACGCGCGACGACCTGACCGGGTTGTCGAAGGCCTTGCACGCCCTGCTGCGAGAAGATCCGAGCCTCAAGATGCGGCAAGACGCCGAATCGGGGCAGACGATCCTCTCGGGCATGGGCGAACTGCAGCTCGAGGTCTCGGTCGAGAAGCTGCGCGCACGCTTCGGCGTCGAGGTGCTGGTCGGCCGGCCGCAGGTGGCCTACCGCGAGACGATCACGCGGGCGGTGGACGTGCACCACGTGCACAAGAAGCAGTCCGGCGGCCCCGGCCAGTTCGCCCAGGTCACGCTGCGCTTCGCGCCCCTGGCACGCGGCGAGGGCGTGCGCTTCGCGAGCGAGGTCGTGGGCGGTGCGGTGCCGCGTGAGTTCATCCCCGCGGTGGAGCAAGGCATCCGCCGTGCGGCGCAGACCGGCGTGCTGGCCGGCGCCCCGGTGGTGGACTTCGAGGCCACGCTCGTCGACGGTGCCTTCCACGAGCGCGACTCGTCGACGCTCGCCTTCGAGCTGGCCGCGTTCGCCGCGGCGCGCGAGGCCTTCGCAAACGCGGAGCCAGTGCTGCTGGAGCCGGTGATGGCGGTGGAAGTCGTCACGCCGGTCGAGGCCCTCGGCGACGTGATCGGCGACCTGCACCGCCGGCGCGGGCACGTGCGCGGGCAAGGCCAGCGCGGCAACGCCGCGGTGGTCGACGCGCAAGTGCCGCTCGCGGAGATGTTCGGCTACATCGGCCACCTGCGTGCGCTCTCGTCGGGGCGTGCGCAGTACACGATGCAGTTCGACCACTACGCGGTGGCCCCGGCGAGTGTGGTCGCCGAGGTGGCGAAACGCTGA
- a CDS encoding MBL fold metallo-hydrolase, with translation MSFRYQTVPVTPFQQNCSIVWCDETMEGAVVDPGGELPRLVATAHKLGVTLKQILLTHAHIDHAGGTGTLARELGLPIVGPHEADQFWIDGLPQQSAMFGFPPAETFTPTRWLHDGDTVQVGHCTLQVRHCPGHTPGHVVFFEPGSQRAFVGDVLFAGSVGRTDFPQGDFDTLVDSIRTRLWPMGDAVVFIPGHGPESSFGQERRSNPYVRDAIGPR, from the coding sequence ATGAGCTTTCGCTACCAAACCGTTCCCGTCACCCCGTTTCAACAAAACTGCTCCATCGTCTGGTGCGACGAGACGATGGAAGGTGCCGTCGTCGACCCCGGCGGCGAGCTGCCGCGCCTCGTGGCCACCGCGCATAAGCTCGGCGTCACGCTCAAGCAGATCCTGCTCACCCACGCGCACATCGACCATGCCGGCGGCACCGGCACGCTGGCGCGCGAGCTCGGCCTGCCCATCGTCGGCCCGCACGAGGCCGACCAGTTCTGGATCGACGGCCTGCCACAGCAGAGCGCGATGTTCGGCTTCCCACCCGCCGAGACCTTCACGCCCACCCGCTGGCTGCACGACGGCGACACGGTGCAGGTGGGCCACTGCACGCTGCAGGTGCGCCACTGCCCGGGCCACACGCCGGGCCATGTGGTCTTCTTCGAGCCCGGCTCGCAACGCGCCTTCGTGGGCGACGTGCTCTTCGCCGGCAGCGTCGGCCGCACCGATTTCCCGCAGGGCGACTTCGACACCCTGGTCGACTCGATCCGCACCCGGCTGTGGCCGATGGGCGACGCGGTGGTGTTCATCCCGGGCCACGGGCCGGAGAGCAGCTTCGGCCAGGAACGCCGCAGCAACCCCTACGTGCGTGACGCGATCGGGCCAAGGTGA